A genomic segment from Nicotiana sylvestris chromosome 1, ASM39365v2, whole genome shotgun sequence encodes:
- the LOC104223659 gene encoding probable plastid-lipid-associated protein 4, chloroplastic — protein sequence MALSSLLSPSPTHVSSTSTQSIPKLYHYCHSISFSFQNTPFTSFPSPQNQKWRTSVSFFPAFFNKTKDPTPIKQELLEAIAPLDRGAEATPEDQEIIDQIARKLEACNPTKEPLKSNFLNGKWELIYTTSMSILQTQRPKILRSRVNYQAINGDTLRAQNMEGWPFFNQVTADLTPLNSRKVAVKFDYFKIGGIIPVKAPGRGRGELEITYLDEELRVSRGDLGNLFILKMVDPSYRVPT from the exons ATGGCCTTATCCTCGCTACTATCCCCTTCACCAACTCATGTTTCTTCAACCTCCACACAATCTATTCCCAAGCTTTACCACTACTGTCATtccatctctttttctttccaaaataCTCCTTTCACCTCCTTTCCAAGTCCGCAAAATCAAAAATGGCGGACCAGTGTTTCTTTCTTCCCTGCTTTCTTCAACAAGACCAAAGACCCTACACCCATTAAACAAGAGCTTCTTGAGGCCATTGCCCCTCTTGATCGTGGCGCTGAAGCCACTCCTGAAGACCAGGAAATAATTGATCAG ATTGCTCGCAAACTTGAAGCTTGTAATCCAACAAAGGAGCCTCTCAAGtcaaattttctaaatggaaaaTGGGAACTTATATACACAACATCCATGTCAATTTTACAAACTCAAAGACCCAAGATTTTAAGATCTAGAGTAAATtaccaagcaataaatggagATACACTTCGAGCTCAAAATATGGAAGGATGGCCATTTTTCAACCAAGTTACTGCAGATTTGACCCCATTGAATTCAAGAAAAGTGGCAGTAAAGTTTGATTATTTCAAAATTGGTGGGATTATACCTGTTAAAGCTCCAGGAAGAGGTCGAGGCGAGCTTGAAATTACTTACTTGGATGAAGAATTGAGAGTATCAAGAGGTGATCTTGGCAACTTATTCATTTTGAAAATGGTGGACCCTTCTTATAGGGTCCCGACTTGA
- the LOC104223658 gene encoding germin-like protein subfamily 1 member 17, with protein sequence MDFCLLTIILVTVGFIFPFGSSFDPSPFQDFCIAVSDSKSAVFVNGKLCKDPKLATADDFFLPGLNISGNPLPGMGSAVNVVDVNRLGGLNTLGISILRADFSPFGLIPPHTHPRGTEIIVVLEGTLYVGFLAPDTVNPLKTRSFTKILNPGDVFVFPQGLIHFQYNVGHANATVFGALNSQNPGLIVVASELFGSNPPLVEDVLSKAFQLDKKMVEQLQGLFS encoded by the exons ATGGATTTTTGCCTCCTCACAATTATCTTAGTCACCGTTggtttcatttttccttttggtTCTTCCTTTGATCCTAGCCCTTTTCAGGACTTCTGTATTGCAGTTAGTGACTCCAAGTCTGCAG TATTCGTAAATGGAAAATTATGCAAAGATCCAAAACTCGCGACAGCAGATGATTTCTTTCTTCCAGGACTTAACATTAGTGGAAATCCATTACCAGGAATGGGATCAGCTGTAAATGTGGTAGATGTAAATAGACTTGGAGGACTTAACACTCTTGGCATTTCTATTCTTCGCGCAGATTTTTCACCGTTTGGCCTTATACCACCGCACACACACCCTCGTGGTACTGAGATTATTGTTGTTTTAGAAGGTACTCTTTATGTTGGATTTTTGGCTCCTGACACTGTTAATCCATTAAAAACTCGTTCTTTTACCAAAATATTGAATCCAGGAGATgtatttgtgtttccacaaggaCTTATTCACTTTCAGTATAATGTTGGACATGCTAATGCAACTGTTTTTGGTGCTTTGAATAGTCAGAATCCTGGGCTTATTGTGGTTGCTAGTGAACTCTTTGGATCAAATCCACCTCTTGTTGAAGATGTTCTTTCCAAAGCCTTCCAATTGGATAAGAAAATGGTGGAACAACTTCAAGGATTATTCTCCTAG